One stretch of Danio rerio strain Tuebingen ecotype United States chromosome 6, GRCz12tu, whole genome shotgun sequence DNA includes these proteins:
- the trim25l gene encoding E3 ubiquitin/ISG15 ligase TRIM25 isoform X1: MSGRLWTEEQFNCPVCLDLPTDPATIPCGHSYCMDCIADYWNNEGRKNGSYSCPECRQTFNPRPTLCRNTMLAEAVEQLRRGTLSTAGRESIKSARRAANSASEKANKATRKKLPGSAVPCDRCPEPKAAVKTCLVCMASFCETHLKPHNTQEKLKSHELIAPTGDLSQKICPEHKYLQEFFCRSCQMFVCWLCTSNQHKGHESVSTQAERSDKQKELGAVLSENHQRLQDRERELKDMKKVVDTLTRSSDMVRDDADAVLSELQESVQRMLDLLLDVMVSSGQEKLTEAQEVVNKLEAEVKQLKRKDGELKEIINCPDNIHFLKTYQTLCCPLEAGELGTVTANPEATFDAVRSVIVQFRERVEEMCDQELDKINKTVYNTTAFTVAERNGQKTGIMKLFSGKGTRAGRAQGPPPLPSVSTRGSGKTFQNFNTRTQVSRTSEPRANRSITNPQRSSRSPREEQNDTNRNQNARTQSETQRREERESNDADTRSLNSVRSRGRARGENRDQESENQTSQRRQSTQSRSTRDEEQADRWSLSSVRSRLRREDKEPVNGGSQSPSQQRSNPADRQQTARQSDRWSLSSLLPRNRRKKQDTVKEATPTIPEAETTRPRSPTSASVWGEPTEVNPALFLDSPTDNPFINPAFPTLREINIDSIQAAEPRSREEFLQYACNLTLDQNTAHRRLLVSDGDSVATLQQTTQPYPDVPQRFDGWTQVLCLQPLTSDRCYWEVEWRGRGSSVGVVSGSMPRKGADSRAGLGYNSQSWSLELSDMCCAAMHANQKVEIPVTYSPRVGVFLDRSAGTLSFYSVDDELLPLYKFQGSFPQSLYAAFGVGCGVGVGLDFAMGQFSSTSDSIKICPL, from the exons ATGAGTGGTCGCCTTTGGACCGAGGAACAGTTCAACTGTCCGGTCTGTTTGGATCTTCCAACCGACCCCGCGACCATCCCTTGCGGCCACAGTTACTGCATGGACTGCATTGCGGATTATTGGAATAACGAGGGAAGGAAAAACGGCTCCTACAGTTGTCCTGAATGCCGGCAGACCTTTAACCCTCGTCCCACTCTCTGCCGGAACACAATGCTGGCCGAAGCTGTGGAGCAGCTCCGCCGCGGTACCCTCAGCACCGCAGGCCGCGAGTCCATCAAGAGCGCTCGGCGAGCAGCAAACTCCGCGTCCGAGAAAGCAAACAAAGCCACTCGGAAAAAGCTGCCGGGTTCAGCCGTGCCATGTGACCGCTGCCCGGAGCCCAAAGCAGCCGTGAAGACATGTTTGGTGTGCATGGCCTCGTTCTGCGAGACTCACCTGAAGCCCCACAACACGCAGGAGAAGCTGAAGAGCCACGAGCTGATCGCGCCCACCGGAGACCTGAGCCAGAAGATCTGCCCCGAGCACAAGTATCTGCAGGAGTTCTTCTGCCGCTCCTGCCAGATGTTCGTCTGCTGGCTCTGCACCAGCAACCAGCACAAGGGCCACGAAAGTGTGTCCACACAGGCCGAGAGGTCAGACAAACAG AAAGAGCTGGGCGCAGTTCTGTCAGAGAACCATCAGAGGCTccaggacagagagagagagctgaaagACATGAAGAAAGTCGTAGACACGCTCACG CGCTCCTCAGACATGGTGCGAGACGATGCGGATGCTGTCCTCTCTGAGCTCCAGGAGTCAGTGCAGCGGATGCTGGATCTGCTGCTGGATGTGATGGTCTCCAGTGGGCAGGAGAAACTCACAGAGGCCCAGGAAGTGGTCAACAAACTGGAGGCCGAAGTTAAACAGCTGAAGAGAAAAGACGGAGAGCTGAAGGAGATCATCAACTGTCCTGACAATATACACTTTCTAAAG ACATATCAGACTCTGTGTTGTCCGCTGGAGGCAGGAGAACTGGGAACTGTGACCGCCAACCCTGAAGCCACCTTTGATGCCGTCAGGAGCGTCATTgtccagtttagggagagagtGGAGGAGATGTGTGACCAGGAGCTGGACAAGATCAACAAGACcg TCTACAACACAACAGCGTTCACAGTGGCAGAACGAAACGGGCAGAAAACTGGCATCATGAAAC TATTTTCTGGGAAGGGAACCAGAGCTGGTCGTGCACAAG GACCTCCTCCACTGCCGTCAGTAAGCACACGAGGATCTGGTAAAACATTTCAGAACT tcaacacacgcacacaagtcAGCAGAACCAGTGAGCCAAGAG CTAACAGAAGTATTACGAACCCCCAAAGATCATCAAGATCGCCGAGAGAGGAGCAAAACGACA CCAACAGAAACCAAAATGCAAGGACACAAAGTGAAACACAGAGAAGAGAAGAAAGAGAAAGCAATGATG CAGACACCAGGAGTTTAAATTCAGTGAGATCAAGAGGGAGAGCGAGAGGAGAAAACAGAGATCAgg AAAGTGAAAATCAGACCTCTCAAAGACGTCAGAGTACACAGAGCAGAAGTACACGAGATGAAGAACAAG CAGACCGCTGGAGTTTGAGTTCAGTCAGATCGAGACTGAGGAGAGAGGATAAAGAACCAG TGAATGGAGGATCTCAGAGTCCCTCACAGCAAAGATCAAACCCTGCAGACAGACAGCAGACAGCCAGACAAT CGGACAGATGGAGTCTGAGCTCTCTCTTACCCAGAAACAGGAGGAAGAAACAGGACACAG TGAAAGAGGCCACGCCCACTATACCGGAGGCGGAGACAACGAGGCCTCGTAGCCCCACCTCTGCCAGTGTCT GGGGAGAGCCAACAGAAG TGAATCCTGCTCTGTTCCTGGACTCACCTACAGACAATCCCTTCATCAATCCAGCTTTCCCTACAT TGCGGGAGATTAACATTGACAGCATTCAGGCTGCAGAGCCCAGAAGCAGAGAAGAGTTCCTGCAGT ATGCTTGTAATCTGACTCTGGACCAAAACACAGCCCACCGCCGTCTGCTAGTATCTGATGGAGACTCCGTGGCCACCCTGCAGCAGACCACACAGCCGTACCCGGACGTCCCGCAGCGCTTCGATGGCTGGACGCAGGTGCTCTGTCTGCAGCCGCTTACCTCTGACCGCTGCTACTGGGAGGTAGAGTGGAGGGGGCGGGGCTCATCTGTGGGCGTGGTCAGTGGGTCCATGCCTCGGAAAGGGGCAGATTCGAGGGCGGGGCTTGGGTATAACAGCCAATCGTGGAGTTTGGAGCTGTCTGACATGTGCTGCGCAGCCATGCACGCTAATCAGAAGGTGGAGATCCCTGTGACCTACAGCCCTCGTGTCGGGGTGTTCCTGGACAGGAGCGCAGGGACTCTGAGTTTCTATAGCGTGGATGACGAGCTGCTGCCTCTTTATAAGTTTCAGGGCTCGTTCCCGCAGTCGCTGTATGCTGCGTTCGGGGTGGGCTGTGGCGTCGGGGTCGGCCTGGATTTTGCCATGGGGCAGTTCAGCTCCACTTCAGACAGCATTAAAATATGTCCCTTGTGA
- the trim25l gene encoding E3 ubiquitin/ISG15 ligase TRIM25 isoform X2: protein MSGRLWTEEQFNCPVCLDLPTDPATIPCGHSYCMDCIADYWNNEGRKNGSYSCPECRQTFNPRPTLCRNTMLAEAVEQLRRGTLSTAGRESIKSARRAANSASEKANKATRKKLPGSAVPCDRCPEPKAAVKTCLVCMASFCETHLKPHNTQEKLKSHELIAPTGDLSQKICPEHKYLQEFFCRSCQMFVCWLCTSNQHKGHESVSTQAERSDKQKELGAVLSENHQRLQDRERELKDMKKVVDTLTRSSDMVRDDADAVLSELQESVQRMLDLLLDVMVSSGQEKLTEAQEVVNKLEAEVKQLKRKDGELKEIINCPDNIHFLKTYQTLCCPLEAGELGTVTANPEATFDAVRSVIVQFRERVEEMCDQELDKINKTVYNTTAFTVAERNGQKTGIMKLFSGKGTRAGRAQGPPPLPSVSTRGSGKTFQNFNTRTQVSRTSEPRANRSITNPQRSSRSPREEQNDTNRNQNARTQSETQRREERESNDDTRSLNSVRSRGRARGENRDQESENQTSQRRQSTQSRSTRDEEQADRWSLSSVRSRLRREDKEPVNGGSQSPSQQRSNPADRQQTARQSDRWSLSSLLPRNRRKKQDTVKEATPTIPEAETTRPRSPTSASVWGEPTEVNPALFLDSPTDNPFINPAFPTLREINIDSIQAAEPRSREEFLQYACNLTLDQNTAHRRLLVSDGDSVATLQQTTQPYPDVPQRFDGWTQVLCLQPLTSDRCYWEVEWRGRGSSVGVVSGSMPRKGADSRAGLGYNSQSWSLELSDMCCAAMHANQKVEIPVTYSPRVGVFLDRSAGTLSFYSVDDELLPLYKFQGSFPQSLYAAFGVGCGVGVGLDFAMGQFSSTSDSIKICPL from the exons ATGAGTGGTCGCCTTTGGACCGAGGAACAGTTCAACTGTCCGGTCTGTTTGGATCTTCCAACCGACCCCGCGACCATCCCTTGCGGCCACAGTTACTGCATGGACTGCATTGCGGATTATTGGAATAACGAGGGAAGGAAAAACGGCTCCTACAGTTGTCCTGAATGCCGGCAGACCTTTAACCCTCGTCCCACTCTCTGCCGGAACACAATGCTGGCCGAAGCTGTGGAGCAGCTCCGCCGCGGTACCCTCAGCACCGCAGGCCGCGAGTCCATCAAGAGCGCTCGGCGAGCAGCAAACTCCGCGTCCGAGAAAGCAAACAAAGCCACTCGGAAAAAGCTGCCGGGTTCAGCCGTGCCATGTGACCGCTGCCCGGAGCCCAAAGCAGCCGTGAAGACATGTTTGGTGTGCATGGCCTCGTTCTGCGAGACTCACCTGAAGCCCCACAACACGCAGGAGAAGCTGAAGAGCCACGAGCTGATCGCGCCCACCGGAGACCTGAGCCAGAAGATCTGCCCCGAGCACAAGTATCTGCAGGAGTTCTTCTGCCGCTCCTGCCAGATGTTCGTCTGCTGGCTCTGCACCAGCAACCAGCACAAGGGCCACGAAAGTGTGTCCACACAGGCCGAGAGGTCAGACAAACAG AAAGAGCTGGGCGCAGTTCTGTCAGAGAACCATCAGAGGCTccaggacagagagagagagctgaaagACATGAAGAAAGTCGTAGACACGCTCACG CGCTCCTCAGACATGGTGCGAGACGATGCGGATGCTGTCCTCTCTGAGCTCCAGGAGTCAGTGCAGCGGATGCTGGATCTGCTGCTGGATGTGATGGTCTCCAGTGGGCAGGAGAAACTCACAGAGGCCCAGGAAGTGGTCAACAAACTGGAGGCCGAAGTTAAACAGCTGAAGAGAAAAGACGGAGAGCTGAAGGAGATCATCAACTGTCCTGACAATATACACTTTCTAAAG ACATATCAGACTCTGTGTTGTCCGCTGGAGGCAGGAGAACTGGGAACTGTGACCGCCAACCCTGAAGCCACCTTTGATGCCGTCAGGAGCGTCATTgtccagtttagggagagagtGGAGGAGATGTGTGACCAGGAGCTGGACAAGATCAACAAGACcg TCTACAACACAACAGCGTTCACAGTGGCAGAACGAAACGGGCAGAAAACTGGCATCATGAAAC TATTTTCTGGGAAGGGAACCAGAGCTGGTCGTGCACAAG GACCTCCTCCACTGCCGTCAGTAAGCACACGAGGATCTGGTAAAACATTTCAGAACT tcaacacacgcacacaagtcAGCAGAACCAGTGAGCCAAGAG CTAACAGAAGTATTACGAACCCCCAAAGATCATCAAGATCGCCGAGAGAGGAGCAAAACGACA CCAACAGAAACCAAAATGCAAGGACACAAAGTGAAACACAGAGAAGAGAAGAAAGAGAAAGCAATGATG ACACCAGGAGTTTAAATTCAGTGAGATCAAGAGGGAGAGCGAGAGGAGAAAACAGAGATCAgg AAAGTGAAAATCAGACCTCTCAAAGACGTCAGAGTACACAGAGCAGAAGTACACGAGATGAAGAACAAG CAGACCGCTGGAGTTTGAGTTCAGTCAGATCGAGACTGAGGAGAGAGGATAAAGAACCAG TGAATGGAGGATCTCAGAGTCCCTCACAGCAAAGATCAAACCCTGCAGACAGACAGCAGACAGCCAGACAAT CGGACAGATGGAGTCTGAGCTCTCTCTTACCCAGAAACAGGAGGAAGAAACAGGACACAG TGAAAGAGGCCACGCCCACTATACCGGAGGCGGAGACAACGAGGCCTCGTAGCCCCACCTCTGCCAGTGTCT GGGGAGAGCCAACAGAAG TGAATCCTGCTCTGTTCCTGGACTCACCTACAGACAATCCCTTCATCAATCCAGCTTTCCCTACAT TGCGGGAGATTAACATTGACAGCATTCAGGCTGCAGAGCCCAGAAGCAGAGAAGAGTTCCTGCAGT ATGCTTGTAATCTGACTCTGGACCAAAACACAGCCCACCGCCGTCTGCTAGTATCTGATGGAGACTCCGTGGCCACCCTGCAGCAGACCACACAGCCGTACCCGGACGTCCCGCAGCGCTTCGATGGCTGGACGCAGGTGCTCTGTCTGCAGCCGCTTACCTCTGACCGCTGCTACTGGGAGGTAGAGTGGAGGGGGCGGGGCTCATCTGTGGGCGTGGTCAGTGGGTCCATGCCTCGGAAAGGGGCAGATTCGAGGGCGGGGCTTGGGTATAACAGCCAATCGTGGAGTTTGGAGCTGTCTGACATGTGCTGCGCAGCCATGCACGCTAATCAGAAGGTGGAGATCCCTGTGACCTACAGCCCTCGTGTCGGGGTGTTCCTGGACAGGAGCGCAGGGACTCTGAGTTTCTATAGCGTGGATGACGAGCTGCTGCCTCTTTATAAGTTTCAGGGCTCGTTCCCGCAGTCGCTGTATGCTGCGTTCGGGGTGGGCTGTGGCGTCGGGGTCGGCCTGGATTTTGCCATGGGGCAGTTCAGCTCCACTTCAGACAGCATTAAAATATGTCCCTTGTGA
- the trim25l gene encoding E3 ubiquitin/ISG15 ligase TRIM25 isoform X10 — MSGRLWTEEQFNCPVCLDLPTDPATIPCGHSYCMDCIADYWNNEGRKNGSYSCPECRQTFNPRPTLCRNTMLAEAVEQLRRGTLSTAGRESIKSARRAANSASEKANKATRKKLPGSAVPCDRCPEPKAAVKTCLVCMASFCETHLKPHNTQEKLKSHELIAPTGDLSQKICPEHKYLQEFFCRSCQMFVCWLCTSNQHKGHESVSTQAERSDKQKELGAVLSENHQRLQDRERELKDMKKVVDTLTRSSDMVRDDADAVLSELQESVQRMLDLLLDVMVSSGQEKLTEAQEVVNKLEAEVKQLKRKDGELKEIINCPDNIHFLKTYQTLCCPLEAGELGTVTANPEATFDAVRSVIVQFRERVEEMCDQELDKINKTVYNTTAFTVAERNGQKTGIMKLFSGKGTRAGRAQGPPPLPSVSTRGSGKTFQNFNTRTQVSRTSEPRANRSITNPQRSSRSPREEQNDTNRNQNARTQSETQRREERESNDADTRSLNSVRSRGRARGENRDQESENQTSQRRQSTQSRSTRDEEQADRWSLSSVRSRLRREDKEPVNGGSQSPSQQRSNPADRQQTARQSDRWSLSSLLPRNRRKKQDTGGEPTEVNPALFLDSPTDNPFINPAFPTLREINIDSIQAAEPRSREEFLQYACNLTLDQNTAHRRLLVSDGDSVATLQQTTQPYPDVPQRFDGWTQVLCLQPLTSDRCYWEVEWRGRGSSVGVVSGSMPRKGADSRAGLGYNSQSWSLELSDMCCAAMHANQKVEIPVTYSPRVGVFLDRSAGTLSFYSVDDELLPLYKFQGSFPQSLYAAFGVGCGVGVGLDFAMGQFSSTSDSIKICPL; from the exons ATGAGTGGTCGCCTTTGGACCGAGGAACAGTTCAACTGTCCGGTCTGTTTGGATCTTCCAACCGACCCCGCGACCATCCCTTGCGGCCACAGTTACTGCATGGACTGCATTGCGGATTATTGGAATAACGAGGGAAGGAAAAACGGCTCCTACAGTTGTCCTGAATGCCGGCAGACCTTTAACCCTCGTCCCACTCTCTGCCGGAACACAATGCTGGCCGAAGCTGTGGAGCAGCTCCGCCGCGGTACCCTCAGCACCGCAGGCCGCGAGTCCATCAAGAGCGCTCGGCGAGCAGCAAACTCCGCGTCCGAGAAAGCAAACAAAGCCACTCGGAAAAAGCTGCCGGGTTCAGCCGTGCCATGTGACCGCTGCCCGGAGCCCAAAGCAGCCGTGAAGACATGTTTGGTGTGCATGGCCTCGTTCTGCGAGACTCACCTGAAGCCCCACAACACGCAGGAGAAGCTGAAGAGCCACGAGCTGATCGCGCCCACCGGAGACCTGAGCCAGAAGATCTGCCCCGAGCACAAGTATCTGCAGGAGTTCTTCTGCCGCTCCTGCCAGATGTTCGTCTGCTGGCTCTGCACCAGCAACCAGCACAAGGGCCACGAAAGTGTGTCCACACAGGCCGAGAGGTCAGACAAACAG AAAGAGCTGGGCGCAGTTCTGTCAGAGAACCATCAGAGGCTccaggacagagagagagagctgaaagACATGAAGAAAGTCGTAGACACGCTCACG CGCTCCTCAGACATGGTGCGAGACGATGCGGATGCTGTCCTCTCTGAGCTCCAGGAGTCAGTGCAGCGGATGCTGGATCTGCTGCTGGATGTGATGGTCTCCAGTGGGCAGGAGAAACTCACAGAGGCCCAGGAAGTGGTCAACAAACTGGAGGCCGAAGTTAAACAGCTGAAGAGAAAAGACGGAGAGCTGAAGGAGATCATCAACTGTCCTGACAATATACACTTTCTAAAG ACATATCAGACTCTGTGTTGTCCGCTGGAGGCAGGAGAACTGGGAACTGTGACCGCCAACCCTGAAGCCACCTTTGATGCCGTCAGGAGCGTCATTgtccagtttagggagagagtGGAGGAGATGTGTGACCAGGAGCTGGACAAGATCAACAAGACcg TCTACAACACAACAGCGTTCACAGTGGCAGAACGAAACGGGCAGAAAACTGGCATCATGAAAC TATTTTCTGGGAAGGGAACCAGAGCTGGTCGTGCACAAG GACCTCCTCCACTGCCGTCAGTAAGCACACGAGGATCTGGTAAAACATTTCAGAACT tcaacacacgcacacaagtcAGCAGAACCAGTGAGCCAAGAG CTAACAGAAGTATTACGAACCCCCAAAGATCATCAAGATCGCCGAGAGAGGAGCAAAACGACA CCAACAGAAACCAAAATGCAAGGACACAAAGTGAAACACAGAGAAGAGAAGAAAGAGAAAGCAATGATG CAGACACCAGGAGTTTAAATTCAGTGAGATCAAGAGGGAGAGCGAGAGGAGAAAACAGAGATCAgg AAAGTGAAAATCAGACCTCTCAAAGACGTCAGAGTACACAGAGCAGAAGTACACGAGATGAAGAACAAG CAGACCGCTGGAGTTTGAGTTCAGTCAGATCGAGACTGAGGAGAGAGGATAAAGAACCAG TGAATGGAGGATCTCAGAGTCCCTCACAGCAAAGATCAAACCCTGCAGACAGACAGCAGACAGCCAGACAAT CGGACAGATGGAGTCTGAGCTCTCTCTTACCCAGAAACAGGAGGAAGAAACAGGACACAG GGGGAGAGCCAACAGAAG TGAATCCTGCTCTGTTCCTGGACTCACCTACAGACAATCCCTTCATCAATCCAGCTTTCCCTACAT TGCGGGAGATTAACATTGACAGCATTCAGGCTGCAGAGCCCAGAAGCAGAGAAGAGTTCCTGCAGT ATGCTTGTAATCTGACTCTGGACCAAAACACAGCCCACCGCCGTCTGCTAGTATCTGATGGAGACTCCGTGGCCACCCTGCAGCAGACCACACAGCCGTACCCGGACGTCCCGCAGCGCTTCGATGGCTGGACGCAGGTGCTCTGTCTGCAGCCGCTTACCTCTGACCGCTGCTACTGGGAGGTAGAGTGGAGGGGGCGGGGCTCATCTGTGGGCGTGGTCAGTGGGTCCATGCCTCGGAAAGGGGCAGATTCGAGGGCGGGGCTTGGGTATAACAGCCAATCGTGGAGTTTGGAGCTGTCTGACATGTGCTGCGCAGCCATGCACGCTAATCAGAAGGTGGAGATCCCTGTGACCTACAGCCCTCGTGTCGGGGTGTTCCTGGACAGGAGCGCAGGGACTCTGAGTTTCTATAGCGTGGATGACGAGCTGCTGCCTCTTTATAAGTTTCAGGGCTCGTTCCCGCAGTCGCTGTATGCTGCGTTCGGGGTGGGCTGTGGCGTCGGGGTCGGCCTGGATTTTGCCATGGGGCAGTTCAGCTCCACTTCAGACAGCATTAAAATATGTCCCTTGTGA
- the trim25l gene encoding E3 ubiquitin/ISG15 ligase TRIM25 isoform X3, translating to MSGRLWTEEQFNCPVCLDLPTDPATIPCGHSYCMDCIADYWNNEGRKNGSYSCPECRQTFNPRPTLCRNTMLAEAVEQLRRGTLSTAGRESIKSARRAANSASEKANKATRKKLPGSAVPCDRCPEPKAAVKTCLVCMASFCETHLKPHNTQEKLKSHELIAPTGDLSQKICPEHKYLQEFFCRSCQMFVCWLCTSNQHKGHESVSTQAERSDKQKELGAVLSENHQRLQDRERELKDMKKVVDTLTRSSDMVRDDADAVLSELQESVQRMLDLLLDVMVSSGQEKLTEAQEVVNKLEAEVKQLKRKDGELKEIINCPDNIHFLKTYQTLCCPLEAGELGTVTANPEATFDAVRSVIVQFRERVEEMCDQELDKINKTVYNTTAFTVAERNGQKTGIMKLFSGKGTRAGRAQGPPPLPSVSTRGSGKTFQNFNTRTQVSRTSEPRANRSITNPQRSSRSPREEQNDTNRNQNARTQSETQRREERESNDADTRSLNSVRSRGRARGENRDQESENQTSQRRQSTQSRSTRDEEQDRWSLSSVRSRLRREDKEPVNGGSQSPSQQRSNPADRQQTARQSDRWSLSSLLPRNRRKKQDTVKEATPTIPEAETTRPRSPTSASVWGEPTEVNPALFLDSPTDNPFINPAFPTLREINIDSIQAAEPRSREEFLQYACNLTLDQNTAHRRLLVSDGDSVATLQQTTQPYPDVPQRFDGWTQVLCLQPLTSDRCYWEVEWRGRGSSVGVVSGSMPRKGADSRAGLGYNSQSWSLELSDMCCAAMHANQKVEIPVTYSPRVGVFLDRSAGTLSFYSVDDELLPLYKFQGSFPQSLYAAFGVGCGVGVGLDFAMGQFSSTSDSIKICPL from the exons ATGAGTGGTCGCCTTTGGACCGAGGAACAGTTCAACTGTCCGGTCTGTTTGGATCTTCCAACCGACCCCGCGACCATCCCTTGCGGCCACAGTTACTGCATGGACTGCATTGCGGATTATTGGAATAACGAGGGAAGGAAAAACGGCTCCTACAGTTGTCCTGAATGCCGGCAGACCTTTAACCCTCGTCCCACTCTCTGCCGGAACACAATGCTGGCCGAAGCTGTGGAGCAGCTCCGCCGCGGTACCCTCAGCACCGCAGGCCGCGAGTCCATCAAGAGCGCTCGGCGAGCAGCAAACTCCGCGTCCGAGAAAGCAAACAAAGCCACTCGGAAAAAGCTGCCGGGTTCAGCCGTGCCATGTGACCGCTGCCCGGAGCCCAAAGCAGCCGTGAAGACATGTTTGGTGTGCATGGCCTCGTTCTGCGAGACTCACCTGAAGCCCCACAACACGCAGGAGAAGCTGAAGAGCCACGAGCTGATCGCGCCCACCGGAGACCTGAGCCAGAAGATCTGCCCCGAGCACAAGTATCTGCAGGAGTTCTTCTGCCGCTCCTGCCAGATGTTCGTCTGCTGGCTCTGCACCAGCAACCAGCACAAGGGCCACGAAAGTGTGTCCACACAGGCCGAGAGGTCAGACAAACAG AAAGAGCTGGGCGCAGTTCTGTCAGAGAACCATCAGAGGCTccaggacagagagagagagctgaaagACATGAAGAAAGTCGTAGACACGCTCACG CGCTCCTCAGACATGGTGCGAGACGATGCGGATGCTGTCCTCTCTGAGCTCCAGGAGTCAGTGCAGCGGATGCTGGATCTGCTGCTGGATGTGATGGTCTCCAGTGGGCAGGAGAAACTCACAGAGGCCCAGGAAGTGGTCAACAAACTGGAGGCCGAAGTTAAACAGCTGAAGAGAAAAGACGGAGAGCTGAAGGAGATCATCAACTGTCCTGACAATATACACTTTCTAAAG ACATATCAGACTCTGTGTTGTCCGCTGGAGGCAGGAGAACTGGGAACTGTGACCGCCAACCCTGAAGCCACCTTTGATGCCGTCAGGAGCGTCATTgtccagtttagggagagagtGGAGGAGATGTGTGACCAGGAGCTGGACAAGATCAACAAGACcg TCTACAACACAACAGCGTTCACAGTGGCAGAACGAAACGGGCAGAAAACTGGCATCATGAAAC TATTTTCTGGGAAGGGAACCAGAGCTGGTCGTGCACAAG GACCTCCTCCACTGCCGTCAGTAAGCACACGAGGATCTGGTAAAACATTTCAGAACT tcaacacacgcacacaagtcAGCAGAACCAGTGAGCCAAGAG CTAACAGAAGTATTACGAACCCCCAAAGATCATCAAGATCGCCGAGAGAGGAGCAAAACGACA CCAACAGAAACCAAAATGCAAGGACACAAAGTGAAACACAGAGAAGAGAAGAAAGAGAAAGCAATGATG CAGACACCAGGAGTTTAAATTCAGTGAGATCAAGAGGGAGAGCGAGAGGAGAAAACAGAGATCAgg AAAGTGAAAATCAGACCTCTCAAAGACGTCAGAGTACACAGAGCAGAAGTACACGAGATGAAGAACAAG ACCGCTGGAGTTTGAGTTCAGTCAGATCGAGACTGAGGAGAGAGGATAAAGAACCAG TGAATGGAGGATCTCAGAGTCCCTCACAGCAAAGATCAAACCCTGCAGACAGACAGCAGACAGCCAGACAAT CGGACAGATGGAGTCTGAGCTCTCTCTTACCCAGAAACAGGAGGAAGAAACAGGACACAG TGAAAGAGGCCACGCCCACTATACCGGAGGCGGAGACAACGAGGCCTCGTAGCCCCACCTCTGCCAGTGTCT GGGGAGAGCCAACAGAAG TGAATCCTGCTCTGTTCCTGGACTCACCTACAGACAATCCCTTCATCAATCCAGCTTTCCCTACAT TGCGGGAGATTAACATTGACAGCATTCAGGCTGCAGAGCCCAGAAGCAGAGAAGAGTTCCTGCAGT ATGCTTGTAATCTGACTCTGGACCAAAACACAGCCCACCGCCGTCTGCTAGTATCTGATGGAGACTCCGTGGCCACCCTGCAGCAGACCACACAGCCGTACCCGGACGTCCCGCAGCGCTTCGATGGCTGGACGCAGGTGCTCTGTCTGCAGCCGCTTACCTCTGACCGCTGCTACTGGGAGGTAGAGTGGAGGGGGCGGGGCTCATCTGTGGGCGTGGTCAGTGGGTCCATGCCTCGGAAAGGGGCAGATTCGAGGGCGGGGCTTGGGTATAACAGCCAATCGTGGAGTTTGGAGCTGTCTGACATGTGCTGCGCAGCCATGCACGCTAATCAGAAGGTGGAGATCCCTGTGACCTACAGCCCTCGTGTCGGGGTGTTCCTGGACAGGAGCGCAGGGACTCTGAGTTTCTATAGCGTGGATGACGAGCTGCTGCCTCTTTATAAGTTTCAGGGCTCGTTCCCGCAGTCGCTGTATGCTGCGTTCGGGGTGGGCTGTGGCGTCGGGGTCGGCCTGGATTTTGCCATGGGGCAGTTCAGCTCCACTTCAGACAGCATTAAAATATGTCCCTTGTGA